In bacterium, a single window of DNA contains:
- a CDS encoding N-6 DNA methylase — MRDLTQNKSLSMFVDRCTSALESLYAAAMYDNVNTEPNYVCAESMKHIARMAAVLVASENMPENRPAKVPICAAAYALRKTADKPSERLSAIYMESCRAVRNSSGYGVFALGDDNILTDAAFVQGAKSLLRPAPDAPIDSIFFQTIPLSWIGCAYQGMLALRPSKDTAHLESSRTRRKDAGVYFTPPPLVNYIIDSVVNPHPILDIAGSQNQRTVKILDPAMGGGDFLCCAVDRLSAGTNPAQIASECVYGVDIDPAAVEISRFCVWASSHFADGIARQINSHLICADSLNTDGISIDWKSAFAEVFADGGFDAVVGNPPYIAAKNGLAHTSRGQSDSYLLFLNLVMKNNLVRSNGMLSMVLPDPMLVRENAMEVRRSLVKDWTIQSLLHMSGAFRDARVANIVPVCRNAASSDNSFLACRIENKTDRRAFAIRPRQTFKSLARRVRLDSILSQKRYEYLYLLENGRFGEVIKRIHGENAALSNYQVPFVPLKDLNVKAIYRGEEVGKSAIGNDIGDMPVILGGQSIKPYEIIWEGKSTSRSWVKKPIERYHSTKIVLQKSSAKLVAALDRVSKSHIGYVFPQSVYGIELREPGMDEVYLLCILNSRVMNEYIWRSVTGYKFVQPQIELEDIRALPIRRVDFTTSTDERKAGLAKGIKIFESESGRGMSFPRLSNFIAQCIECSDVVHDVLVHIGNIVIDLTEQSRITPSPELTVRLESARAAVETIVSRLYSNEPDQMNLVI, encoded by the coding sequence GCCGCCGCCATGTATGATAACGTTAATACCGAACCAAACTATGTGTGTGCAGAGTCTATGAAGCACATAGCGCGGATGGCGGCAGTGCTTGTGGCATCAGAAAATATGCCCGAGAATAGACCCGCAAAAGTCCCTATTTGCGCCGCCGCATATGCGCTCAGAAAGACAGCAGACAAACCCTCTGAACGGTTGAGCGCGATATATATGGAGTCGTGCCGGGCTGTGCGCAATTCTTCCGGTTATGGAGTGTTCGCGCTCGGTGATGATAACATATTGACCGACGCGGCATTTGTGCAAGGTGCGAAGTCGCTGCTGCGGCCTGCACCGGATGCACCAATAGACTCGATATTTTTCCAGACAATCCCGCTATCGTGGATAGGGTGCGCGTATCAAGGGATGCTGGCGCTGCGGCCATCAAAAGACACAGCTCATCTGGAATCCAGCAGAACACGGCGAAAAGACGCGGGCGTCTACTTTACTCCCCCACCACTCGTCAACTATATAATTGACTCGGTCGTCAATCCACATCCGATTTTGGATATCGCCGGCAGCCAAAACCAGCGCACAGTCAAAATACTGGACCCTGCGATGGGTGGAGGTGATTTTCTGTGCTGCGCGGTCGATAGATTATCAGCCGGGACGAATCCGGCTCAAATTGCATCGGAATGCGTATATGGCGTGGACATCGACCCCGCTGCTGTGGAAATATCTCGGTTTTGCGTTTGGGCATCATCACACTTTGCCGATGGGATCGCCCGGCAGATCAATTCTCACCTGATATGCGCGGACTCCCTAAACACTGACGGCATAAGCATTGACTGGAAGAGCGCTTTCGCTGAAGTGTTTGCAGACGGCGGATTTGACGCTGTGGTGGGTAACCCGCCTTATATAGCGGCAAAAAACGGCCTGGCGCATACATCGCGCGGGCAGTCGGACTCGTATCTGCTGTTCCTGAACCTGGTAATGAAAAACAACCTCGTCAGAAGCAATGGTATGCTATCGATGGTATTGCCGGACCCGATGCTGGTGCGTGAGAACGCCATGGAAGTGAGGCGGTCTCTCGTGAAGGACTGGACGATACAATCACTGCTGCACATGTCCGGCGCATTCAGAGATGCACGGGTCGCAAATATCGTGCCGGTCTGCCGTAATGCAGCGTCGTCCGACAATAGTTTCCTGGCATGCAGGATAGAAAACAAGACCGACCGCCGGGCATTCGCAATCAGGCCAAGGCAGACTTTCAAATCACTTGCGCGCAGAGTACGTCTGGATAGCATCTTATCGCAAAAAAGATATGAGTATCTATACCTGCTCGAAAATGGACGATTCGGCGAAGTGATCAAGAGAATACACGGCGAAAACGCCGCGCTGAGTAATTACCAAGTTCCGTTTGTCCCGCTTAAAGATCTGAACGTGAAAGCAATATATCGCGGCGAGGAAGTCGGCAAATCCGCAATAGGCAATGACATCGGAGATATGCCCGTTATCCTTGGTGGGCAGAGCATAAAGCCATATGAGATCATCTGGGAAGGCAAATCTACTAGCAGGTCATGGGTCAAAAAGCCGATTGAGAGATATCACAGCACCAAGATTGTTTTGCAGAAAAGCTCAGCTAAACTGGTCGCAGCGCTGGACAGAGTAAGCAAAAGCCATATAGGCTATGTATTTCCGCAGTCGGTGTATGGGATCGAACTGCGCGAGCCGGGTATGGACGAGGTTTACCTGCTGTGCATTCTCAACTCGCGCGTGATGAACGAGTATATCTGGAGGAGCGTCACAGGATACAAATTCGTACAGCCCCAGATAGAACTCGAAGACATTCGCGCGCTGCCTATCCGGCGGGTAGACTTCACTACGTCAACGGATGAGCGCAAGGCCGGTCTTGCCAAGGGCATCAAGATTTTCGAGAGCGAGTCTGGGAGGGGGATGTCGTTTCCAAGGCTGTCGAATTTCATAGCGCAGTGCATCGAATGCTCGGACGTGGTGCATGATGTGCTAGTGCATATAGGTAACATAGTAATAGACCTTACCGAGCAAAGCCGTATAACACCCAGCCCTGAGCTGACCGTCAGATTGGAATCGGCACGTGCGGCGGTCGAAACTATCGTCAGCCGCCTATACTCGAATGAGCCGGATCAGATGAACCTGGTGATATAA
- a CDS encoding class I SAM-dependent methyltransferase, producing MAVVSPAAINFFVNGCAEGILRHPREINQRMNDYMTQTQFKQIAAYYDDLMAGVPYNLWVNYIEDILSRIEYRPKSVLDAACGTGNVSEILVDRGYKVVGADIAPDMIEVARSKPSGIEYFVQDMAELDLDGRKFDLAISLFDSLNYITDPSHLAHAIKRVGEHLVDGGVFIFDVNTEYALAHHFFDQANIASNHYPHYVWNSIYDHAGRICTVNMTFEVMENGEKRQFKEVHIQRAHSLEELSMMLSDAGFDVIDIFHAYKFRKPTRRSDRVFYVARRVR from the coding sequence ATGGCTGTGGTCTCCCCCGCAGCCATCAATTTTTTTGTGAATGGCTGTGCTGAAGGGATTCTGCGGCACCCTCGCGAAATCAACCAGCGTATGAATGATTACATGACACAAACTCAGTTCAAACAAATAGCCGCCTATTATGACGACCTGATGGCGGGCGTTCCATACAATTTGTGGGTCAATTATATTGAGGATATCCTATCGCGGATCGAGTATCGCCCCAAAAGCGTGCTCGATGCGGCGTGCGGCACTGGCAATGTTAGTGAGATACTGGTCGACAGGGGATATAAGGTAGTCGGGGCGGATATAGCGCCGGATATGATTGAAGTGGCCAGGTCCAAGCCCAGTGGCATCGAATATTTTGTTCAAGATATGGCCGAACTGGACTTGGACGGGCGCAAGTTCGACCTGGCAATCAGCCTGTTCGATTCACTCAACTATATAACTGACCCATCCCACCTTGCGCATGCGATCAAACGGGTGGGGGAGCATTTAGTCGATGGTGGAGTTTTCATATTCGATGTAAATACGGAGTATGCTCTGGCGCATCATTTCTTCGATCAAGCCAATATTGCCTCCAACCACTATCCGCACTATGTATGGAACAGCATCTACGACCATGCCGGCCGCATCTGCACGGTGAACATGACCTTCGAGGTAATGGAGAACGGTGAGAAGCGACAGTTCAAAGAGGTGCATATCCAGCGCGCCCACAGCCTCGAAGAGCTTTCGATGATGCTGAGCGATGCAGGTTTTGACGTAATAGATATTTTTCATGCCTACAAGTTCCGTAAGCCTACCAGGCGTTCAGACAGGGTATTTTACGTAGCAAGAAGGGTGAGGTAA
- the selB gene encoding selenocysteine-specific translation elongation factor → MECNKHLILGTAGHVDHGKTTLIKAMTGINTDRLKEEQERGLTIDLGFASLVLPSGRQIGIVDVPGHEKFLKNMLAGASGVDIALLVVAADEGVMPQTREHLEILELLETKLGVVALTKCDMVEDEWLDIVQEDLEQYLKGTSFGSAKIVRVSATDGGGIDELIKEIDILSEKATQRTTQGPFRLPIDRVFTMTGFGTVVTGTLTSGTIRLGDAVTILPQKIDSRVRQIQVHGKKLDEAYAGSRVAVNLVGVEVSDIRRGSVLLAPGYLGTTDMLDASVSVLKDSPRPLKSRMRVRMHIGTLEAIGRVTVLGKDEIGPGEKGLVQLRLETKIVAARSDRFVLRFYSPARVMGGGVILDPNAAKHRKSDINTIQRLERTLKGNPADIVEYTLAASEMGLSVKEIVQHTSLGESEVNAALEELVCSGLAVKLSGRFVHKPGYDMVASRIISTVAAYHKANPIKSGMPSHELKAALGPRIDQKGFQAILSSMAADGKVEVSDSIAKLPGHIVTLDSRLEEILHAIQRAYHEADINPPLLTELEKKFGVDAREIVTLLVNRGELVKVDTDLYFHTQAIQRAECALRTYLQENNHITVAQFRDLVNSSRRYVVPLLEYFDSRRVTRRMGDQRALFGR, encoded by the coding sequence ATGGAATGCAATAAGCATTTGATACTCGGAACCGCCGGGCATGTCGATCATGGCAAGACCACACTCATTAAGGCCATGACCGGTATTAACACCGACCGTCTTAAGGAAGAACAGGAGCGAGGCCTTACTATTGACCTGGGTTTCGCATCGCTTGTACTGCCGAGTGGACGGCAGATAGGCATTGTCGATGTGCCGGGACATGAGAAATTCCTCAAAAATATGCTCGCAGGAGCAAGTGGAGTCGATATCGCGCTGCTGGTGGTGGCTGCCGACGAAGGCGTTATGCCTCAAACACGTGAACACCTCGAAATACTTGAACTGCTGGAGACAAAGCTGGGAGTCGTCGCGCTCACCAAGTGCGATATGGTGGAAGATGAGTGGCTGGATATCGTTCAGGAAGACCTTGAACAATACCTCAAAGGCACATCGTTCGGCAGTGCAAAGATTGTCAGAGTGTCGGCGACTGACGGCGGCGGCATAGATGAACTCATCAAAGAAATAGACATCCTTTCGGAAAAAGCGACCCAGCGCACAACGCAGGGACCGTTCAGACTTCCCATTGACAGAGTGTTCACAATGACAGGCTTCGGGACAGTGGTAACAGGCACTCTGACCTCGGGCACAATCAGGCTTGGCGATGCCGTCACCATTTTGCCGCAAAAAATCGACTCGCGAGTCCGTCAAATTCAGGTTCACGGCAAGAAACTGGATGAGGCTTATGCAGGAAGCCGTGTCGCAGTAAACCTGGTGGGGGTCGAAGTGTCGGATATCAGACGCGGCAGCGTGCTCCTGGCACCCGGATACCTCGGAACAACCGATATGCTCGATGCAAGTGTGTCGGTGCTCAAAGACTCCCCTCGGCCGCTCAAAAGCAGGATGCGGGTGAGAATGCATATCGGCACACTCGAAGCAATTGGCCGTGTGACGGTGTTGGGCAAGGATGAGATAGGTCCCGGCGAAAAAGGGCTGGTGCAGCTGCGGCTCGAAACCAAGATTGTGGCTGCGCGGTCGGACAGGTTTGTGCTGCGATTTTACTCACCGGCTCGCGTGATGGGCGGCGGAGTTATACTCGACCCGAATGCTGCCAAACACCGAAAGAGTGACATAAACACAATACAAAGGCTCGAACGGACACTAAAGGGCAACCCGGCGGATATCGTTGAATACACTCTCGCTGCGTCAGAGATGGGACTGTCGGTAAAAGAGATTGTTCAGCACACATCTTTGGGGGAGTCGGAGGTTAATGCCGCACTCGAAGAGCTTGTCTGCAGCGGACTTGCCGTCAAATTGTCCGGCAGGTTTGTGCATAAGCCCGGGTATGATATGGTTGCATCCAGAATAATATCGACTGTGGCGGCATATCATAAGGCAAATCCCATAAAATCGGGGATGCCAAGTCATGAACTTAAGGCCGCTTTGGGACCGAGGATCGACCAGAAAGGTTTTCAGGCAATACTCTCATCCATGGCAGCAGATGGAAAAGTTGAAGTATCAGACAGCATTGCTAAACTGCCGGGTCATATCGTGACCCTTGATTCTCGTCTGGAAGAAATACTGCATGCAATTCAGAGAGCTTACCATGAAGCAGACATCAATCCGCCTCTGCTGACTGAACTTGAAAAAAAATTCGGAGTGGATGCGCGTGAGATTGTGACTTTGCTTGTGAATCGCGGTGAGTTGGTTAAAGTTGACACCGATCTATATTTTCACACGCAGGCTATTCAAAGAGCGGAATGTGCGCTCAGGACGTATCTTCAAGAAAATAATCATATCACTGTGGCACAGTTCAGAGACCTTGTCAATTCGAGCAGGAGATATGTGGTTCCGCTGTTGGAGTATTTCGATTCCAGGCGTGTTACGCGAAGGATGGGTGACCAGAGAGCGCTGTTTGGGAGATAG
- the hemL gene encoding glutamate-1-semialdehyde 2,1-aminomutase: MIHSKSNELFERAKQLMPGGVNSPVRAFGSVGGQPIFIKRGKGCRVFDEDGNSYIDYVCSWGPLILGHAYPSVVDAIRQTAQDGTTFGAPTAMEVKMAEMIVDAVPSIEMVRLVSSGTEAVMSAIRLARGYTGRDKIIKFEGGYHGHADYMLAKAGSGVATFTLPDCAGVPVSAASDTIVMPYNDMDAVANAVNSMKDQIACIIVEPVAGNMGVVTPKQGFLNGLREICSANGILLIFDEVITGFRVSYGGAQELFGVTPDITTLGKIIGGGLPVGAYGGKREIMEQVAPVGPVYQAGTLSGNPIAVSAGIATMEALKHNGFYDDLNQKSDRLKYGIEKAAADAGIRVKINSVGSMMTVFFTDELVCDYASAKKSNTQAYARFFHAMLERGVYMAPSQFEAAFLSAAHGFDEIEYTIKAASEAFRLIV; the protein is encoded by the coding sequence ATGATACATTCAAAATCAAACGAGCTTTTTGAACGAGCGAAACAATTGATGCCCGGCGGGGTCAACAGCCCTGTACGTGCGTTCGGATCAGTCGGCGGGCAGCCCATCTTTATCAAGCGGGGCAAAGGCTGCCGCGTTTTCGATGAAGACGGTAACTCATACATAGACTACGTCTGCTCATGGGGACCGCTCATCCTTGGACATGCATATCCAAGCGTGGTCGATGCAATAAGGCAGACTGCACAAGACGGCACTACATTCGGCGCTCCGACCGCTATGGAAGTCAAGATGGCTGAAATGATCGTTGACGCGGTGCCGTCGATAGAGATGGTGCGGCTGGTAAGCTCGGGCACGGAAGCGGTTATGAGCGCAATACGGCTCGCTCGCGGTTACACCGGTCGTGATAAGATCATCAAATTCGAGGGCGGTTACCACGGCCATGCGGACTATATGCTCGCAAAAGCAGGCTCGGGGGTCGCGACATTCACCCTGCCGGACTGCGCAGGAGTGCCGGTAAGCGCCGCGTCGGATACAATCGTGATGCCGTATAACGACATGGACGCGGTCGCGAATGCCGTGAACTCGATGAAAGATCAGATCGCATGCATCATCGTGGAGCCGGTGGCTGGGAATATGGGTGTAGTGACGCCTAAGCAGGGATTCTTGAATGGTTTGCGAGAAATATGCAGCGCAAACGGCATTCTGCTGATATTCGACGAAGTAATCACGGGTTTCAGAGTGTCATATGGCGGAGCGCAGGAGCTTTTTGGGGTCACGCCGGATATCACTACTCTAGGCAAGATTATCGGCGGCGGGCTGCCGGTCGGCGCATATGGCGGCAAGCGTGAAATAATGGAACAGGTCGCGCCTGTCGGGCCTGTGTATCAAGCTGGAACACTCTCCGGCAATCCGATTGCGGTGAGTGCGGGGATAGCGACCATGGAAGCTCTCAAACACAACGGATTCTATGACGATCTGAATCAAAAGTCCGATAGACTAAAGTATGGAATCGAAAAAGCTGCAGCAGATGCAGGCATTCGGGTGAAGATAAACAGTGTCGGGTCTATGATGACTGTATTTTTCACTGATGAACTGGTATGTGACTATGCATCGGCTAAAAAGAGCAATACGCAGGCATATGCGCGGTTCTTTCATGCAATGCTGGAGCGTGGAGTATACATGGCACCGTCTCAGTTTGAGGCTGCATTCTTATCGGCTGCGCATGGGTTCGATGAGATCGAATATACTATAAAAGCCGCATCCGAAGCGTTCAGGCTTATCGTTTGA
- a CDS encoding class I SAM-dependent methyltransferase encodes MSATACQVNPVELFNKAEKLMAGSQEDQAFDLYSQLRGTDQIGSLAYYRMGEILNRRQEPRNSLNCHRKAFEVNSRLMSTITKPDHPFHNYEYAVAEQTEVGACPLCGKEGQEHSCYNVAMYQHFTAGFDPVRLWMYCDSCNHIYAANRPADLGSILSTSAHQSCLAPNTQRFHALSAIVAGLRSAAKGNRFLEVGVGAGEMIAIAKEMLFDVTGIDIRPSYADAVSRMLDIDVHAVDFMDYQPNETYDVICMGDVIEHTIDPVAALNKAVSLLDEGGLLWVSTPNFESAFAMVMKDKDAMWRVCEHLNYFSFKSLKSVLENLGMDVINYGVSGQYNGCMEVTSVKR; translated from the coding sequence ATGAGTGCAACTGCATGTCAGGTGAATCCGGTGGAATTGTTCAATAAGGCAGAGAAATTAATGGCCGGGTCGCAGGAGGATCAGGCTTTTGATCTATATTCACAACTGCGCGGGACGGATCAGATTGGATCGCTGGCATATTATCGCATGGGTGAGATACTCAACCGCCGACAGGAGCCTCGCAATTCACTCAATTGCCACCGCAAGGCATTCGAGGTCAACTCCCGCCTTATGAGCACGATTACGAAGCCGGATCATCCTTTTCATAACTATGAATATGCTGTAGCCGAGCAGACAGAAGTAGGTGCATGTCCTCTGTGTGGAAAAGAGGGGCAGGAGCACTCCTGCTATAATGTTGCGATGTATCAGCACTTTACAGCAGGATTCGACCCTGTGCGTTTGTGGATGTATTGCGATTCGTGCAATCATATTTACGCCGCCAACCGTCCTGCCGATCTCGGCTCAATACTAAGCACCAGCGCTCATCAGTCCTGTCTTGCCCCCAACACCCAGAGGTTTCACGCGCTTTCTGCAATAGTCGCGGGCTTGAGGTCTGCGGCAAAGGGCAACCGTTTCCTGGAGGTCGGGGTAGGCGCTGGTGAGATGATCGCAATTGCCAAGGAGATGCTCTTTGACGTGACCGGCATCGACATCAGGCCTTCATATGCAGACGCAGTGTCCCGTATGCTCGATATCGATGTGCATGCAGTCGATTTTATGGACTATCAGCCCAACGAAACCTACGACGTGATATGCATGGGTGATGTAATCGAGCACACGATCGATCCAGTTGCCGCGCTCAACAAGGCAGTTTCGCTTTTGGACGAGGGCGGCCTGCTGTGGGTATCGACACCAAACTTCGAGAGCGCATTTGCCATGGTGATGAAGGACAAGGACGCGATGTGGCGGGTATGCGAACACCTGAACTATTTTTCCTTCAAGTCTTTGAAGTCTGTTCTGGAGAACCTCGGGATGGATGTGATCAACTATGGCGTCTCCGGTCAATATAACGGCTGCATGGAAGTCACCAGCGTCAAACGATAA
- the nikR gene encoding nickel-responsive transcriptional regulator NikR, which yields MTTLERFGVSMEDELLSQFDALIGKRGYQSRSEAIRDLVRQELVKEEWANPEAEVVGTLTIVYEHHEHELSNVLTELQHQYHSYVVCSTHIHLDPHNCLEVIILKGASAKVKYIANTLISTRGVKHGQLVSTTTGKTVS from the coding sequence ATGACCACACTTGAACGATTCGGCGTATCTATGGAAGACGAATTGCTCAGTCAGTTCGATGCACTTATCGGAAAGAGAGGCTACCAGTCACGCTCGGAAGCCATCCGAGACCTTGTCCGGCAGGAACTGGTTAAAGAAGAATGGGCTAACCCGGAGGCTGAAGTGGTCGGGACACTCACAATCGTATATGAACACCATGAGCATGAACTCTCCAACGTGCTCACTGAACTTCAACACCAATACCACTCATACGTCGTGTGCAGCACACATATTCACCTCGACCCGCATAACTGCCTCGAAGTCATAATCCTTAAAGGCGCAAGCGCGAAGGTAAAATATATCGCTAACACACTCATCAGCACACGGGGCGTTAAGCACGGCCAACTTGTCTCGACAACCACAGGTAAAACAGTTTCTTGA
- a CDS encoding D-lyxose/D-mannose family sugar isomerase, giving the protein MKRSELIAAQERARKMLKDAGIAITADESANIEVADFGLGRLESEGLEIVVYENNDRYCAKEMLIFPYQTCPEHKHPPIAGRPGKQETFRCRKGEVYLYVPGEAAAAPKAKIPSEYYTVFHEIVLKPGEQYTLVPETLHWFQAGPQGAIVSEFSSPSVDEADIFTDPNIKRIPIVED; this is encoded by the coding sequence ATGAAGCGTTCAGAGTTAATTGCGGCTCAGGAGAGGGCACGCAAAATGTTAAAGGATGCCGGCATAGCAATTACGGCGGATGAATCGGCAAATATAGAGGTTGCGGATTTTGGACTGGGCAGGCTTGAATCCGAAGGACTCGAGATCGTCGTCTACGAAAACAATGACCGCTACTGCGCCAAAGAGATGCTGATATTCCCGTATCAGACATGCCCCGAACACAAGCACCCACCCATAGCCGGCAGACCGGGCAAGCAGGAAACGTTCAGATGCCGGAAGGGCGAGGTATATCTGTATGTGCCGGGTGAGGCAGCAGCAGCACCTAAAGCAAAAATTCCAAGTGAATACTATACCGTTTTCCATGAGATAGTGCTTAAGCCGGGAGAGCAATATACACTCGTGCCCGAGACATTGCACTGGTTCCAGGCAGGACCGCAAGGAGCTATCGTCTCCGAATTCTCCTCGCCAAGCGTGGATGAGGCCGATATCTTCACAGATCCTAATATCAAGCGGATACCTATTGTGGAAGACTGA